One Gloeothece verrucosa PCC 7822 DNA window includes the following coding sequences:
- a CDS encoding mechanosensitive ion channel family protein: MKLPKKANLEQRLTLNILLRQLLRIAQVLLWYSGIVGILCVFPETRLEGRSFIFIPLKILLIGFILSLINSLVILYLNHQLRAWAEDGSIDPELCQRRVLRVPTLLEVSRGIIKFVSLAIGTIWFLTWQELPLSWLTGAGLVGAALTFVFQNLLKDWVNGILIIFEDQYIVGDMVDIGGFRGIVEQMSLRATQVRGFQGGSLSTIPHNQITIVHNLSKDWAWINFSIEVAYETDMTAALELMKQIAQEMADDPQWQEDIIDPVSLMGVDRVAHSGIELMMWIKVKRLKQWIVEREFRRRLKLAFDQHGIQIGVPMQNLSFPANSAIKFSKINDQ, encoded by the coding sequence TTGAAACTTCCCAAAAAAGCGAACCTTGAACAACGGCTAACCTTAAATATACTGCTCCGCCAACTCCTACGAATCGCACAAGTATTGCTTTGGTATAGTGGCATAGTCGGGATTTTATGTGTGTTTCCTGAAACTCGTTTAGAAGGACGTAGCTTTATTTTTATTCCTTTAAAGATTTTATTAATTGGGTTTATCCTATCATTAATTAATAGTTTAGTAATATTGTACCTTAATCATCAGCTACGAGCCTGGGCAGAAGATGGATCAATTGACCCTGAACTCTGTCAACGACGAGTGCTACGAGTGCCTACCTTATTAGAAGTTTCACGAGGAATCATTAAGTTCGTCTCCTTAGCAATAGGAACGATTTGGTTTTTAACATGGCAGGAACTCCCTCTTAGCTGGTTAACCGGAGCCGGTTTAGTTGGAGCCGCTCTTACCTTCGTATTTCAAAATTTATTAAAAGACTGGGTGAACGGCATTTTAATTATTTTTGAAGATCAGTATATAGTCGGTGATATGGTTGATATAGGAGGATTTAGAGGAATAGTCGAACAGATGAGTCTACGAGCTACTCAAGTGCGAGGTTTTCAAGGTGGAAGTTTGAGTACCATTCCTCACAATCAAATTACCATCGTTCACAATCTCTCTAAAGATTGGGCCTGGATAAATTTCAGCATAGAAGTTGCTTATGAAACGGATATGACTGCCGCCTTAGAGTTAATGAAGCAAATAGCTCAAGAAATGGCTGATGATCCTCAATGGCAAGAAGATATCATCGATCCAGTAAGTCTCATGGGTGTAGATCGGGTTGCCCATTCCGGAATTGAACTGATGATGTGGATCAAAGTAAAGCGCTTAAAACAATGGATAGTAGAACGAGAGTTCCGTCGCCGTCTTAAATTAGCATTTGATCAGCATGGAATTCAAATCGGCGTTCCCATGCAAAACCTTTCATTTCCTGCAAACTCCGCTATCAAATTTTCAAAAATAAATGATCAATAG
- a CDS encoding MlaE family lipid ABC transporter permease subunit: MINRIFLNLGLQSWFERLWAAILLTGRVVFYLFTRKIDARNTLEQMMAVGPASLAIALITATVIGMIFTIQVAREFLALGAGSAVGGILALALSRELCPIMMAVVVAGRVGSAFAAEIGTMRVTEQIDALYMLNADPVEYLVIPRVVACCIMVPALTVLALITGLAGGLLMIRFYGIADTVFLESIQNFVRVWDVICGPIKGIVFGCLIAIIGCNWGLTTTGGAKGVGESTTAAVVTCLLAIFIANFILSWIMFKGSGQGASLIGQ, from the coding sequence ATGATCAATAGAATTTTTCTCAACTTGGGATTACAATCATGGTTTGAGCGTTTATGGGCAGCCATTTTATTAACTGGGCGCGTAGTTTTTTATCTGTTCACCCGTAAAATAGATGCCCGCAATACCCTCGAACAAATGATGGCAGTCGGTCCAGCCTCCCTGGCGATCGCCTTAATTACCGCCACCGTCATTGGTATGATTTTTACTATACAAGTGGCCCGAGAATTTCTCGCGTTAGGAGCAGGTAGTGCAGTAGGCGGAATTCTCGCTCTCGCTCTCAGCCGCGAACTATGCCCAATTATGATGGCGGTGGTAGTAGCCGGACGAGTGGGTTCAGCTTTTGCCGCCGAAATTGGCACCATGCGAGTCACTGAACAAATCGATGCTTTATATATGCTCAATGCTGACCCGGTAGAATATCTAGTTATTCCTCGCGTGGTTGCTTGTTGTATAATGGTTCCCGCCTTAACTGTGTTGGCCCTGATTACGGGTTTAGCAGGCGGTTTACTGATGATTCGGTTTTATGGAATTGCTGACACGGTATTTCTCGAGTCAATTCAAAATTTTGTTAGAGTCTGGGATGTCATTTGTGGACCCATTAAAGGAATAGTCTTTGGCTGTTTAATTGCAATCATCGGTTGCAATTGGGGGTTGACCACCACTGGAGGCGCTAAAGGAGTGGGAGAATCAACGACGGCGGCGGTGGTTACTTGTCTTTTGGCTATCTTTATTGCTAATTTTATTCTCTCTTGGATCATGTTTAAAGGTTCTGGACAAGGAGCCAGCTTGATTGGACAGTAA